The DNA window AAGGCGTTGAATAAAGTTAGTTAGTTTCCCAATTGAGTAGTACTGAAGCCACCCACGCATTTTTCGATGAATTTCTTCAAACATTCTTGTCAGAGATATTCCACGATTACGTTTAGTTAATAACTTCAGTGCTTTCTTTACTCGTTGTTGCGATTGTTTAGCTGGACGGGCGTAGGCCCCATTGTGGTCTACACCCAACGAAAAGCCAAGAAACTTCAACCGTAGCGGGCTACCGACTTTGTTTGGTTTTATCTGGGTTCACTTTAACTTTCAAGCGCTTTTCTAGAAACTGGGTAATGCTTCGCATTACTCGTTCTCCGGCTCGTTGACTTTTAACATAGATGTTACAATCATCCGCATAGCGCACAAAGTGGTGACCACGTCTAGTCAACTCTTCGTCCAACTCATTTAGATAGATGTTCGCCAGTAGTGGTGACAATGGCCCTCCTTGTGGGGTTCCTTTTTCACTCTTAGCGAAAAGCCCATGGTCTAAGACTCCGCTAGTTAGAAACTTACGAATGAGTCTTAGTGTCCATGGGTCATCAATATATTGTTGGAGATACTTAATCATCAAGTCATGATTAACGTTATCAAAATAGGCTTTTAGGTCTAAGTCGACAACTCTTCGATAACCTTGATTATAAAGATCTACTACTTTTGAAATAGCGTCATGGGCCCCACGGTGGGGACGGAAGCCAAAGCTATTATCAGAGAAAATACGCTCAAAGATAGGCGTAAGAATTTGGGCTACAGCTTGTTGAACCATTCGGTCCACCACCGTTGGTATTCCAAGTCTTCTTACTCCACCATTAGGCTTCGGAATTTCTACCCGTTTGACTGGAGCTGGTTTATACTTGCCCTCACGCAAACTAGCGATCAGTTCCGTCTTATTTTCTCTGAGATATGGCAGAAGGTCATTGACTGTCATATCGTCAACGCCTGCTGCTCCTTTATTTCTCTTAACTCGCAAATAAGCCTGATTAAGGTTATTGCGATCCAAGACCAGGTCTTGGATAGTGACACTCATACCTTTACCTTCACCATAACCGGTACTACGCGCCCTTGTGTACTTTCGGTTTTCCAAACCTATCCTCGACAAGCGGTCAGCTTGTTGTTCTGTTTTCTGCGATTGTCGCACCTGATTACACCTCCGATATAAGTTACAAGTTATTGTCGTTCAGTCCTTCATCTGATTATTCAAACTACTATGACCTCGGCTGACTTCTGGCTTACTCAACACTGCATCACTGCACCGCTTGTTTCTGTGGAAATTAAACTTATTCCTCTTGTCGGAAACGTGTAGGCCAGATCACCCCGGGTAAGAATATTAGCTTTCGTACCATGTCATCGTTAGCTTTACTGAGACCAACTTCGAGTAGTATTGGACTTCAACTTGTCTAGCAGCCTTATCCAGTTAATTCCAGCCTTATAGCTACTTCTTGTTCATCGATGCAGTACTTTGCCTTAGACTTCCTTCAGATTCCACCTCACGGTGGACACCCTTGTCCTCAGCTCATGGTTCCGACTACTACGGCCCATAGCGGACTTTCACCACCTAGCTAATACCCATGCCGGGCGCACTAGAAAAATCGGGTCTGAAAAATTCAGAACCCGATTTTTTATATCAGCCCAATCGCAAACGTTACGACTTGAACCAGTGAGCCAATTAATAATATTTTAACTGCACATGGAAATGTCTCTTTCTTAACTTGCTTAGCAAATAACATTCTTGTTTGCTTAACCACAAATGGGATAATCAATAAGGTTAACAAGACTGTCCATGGTACGAAATGAAGAACCGCGGCGAAAATAATAGCTAAAAATGCTAAAACGTTCTTAATAGCAAATGCATATAGACCATTTTTCTGCCCAATAAAGTGAATAACTGTATGACGGCGATTGTCTTCATCTTCACCCGCATCACAAATATTATTTGCTAATAATAGGTTGGAAATCCACAATTCATCCGGTAAAGCAACGAGAAAGACGACCCCGATATTTGCCCAGGACCATGTAAATTGCTGGCCAACATTAATAAAGACAGAAATAAGGGTAATCATGAACCCCATTGTAAATCCCGAGGCAAATTCACCAACTGGCAACCCTGACAAAGGAAATGGACCAGAAGAGTAAAGAATGCCGATCGCAAAACAAAAGATTCCCATCCATAGTAACGGAAGGCCAACACGAGTAACTAGATAGATTCCTATTAAGCCGGCTACTATACTAAAGGCAAGCAAGAGACCGAGAACTAAACGCGGTGAAATATTTTCCCGCCCAATAATATTTGTATTTTTCTTATAATCAACGGTATCAATGGCATGGTTATAATCATTATAATTATCCATCATATCAACCGCCATATTGAATAATAGCATTGCGATGAAAAACAGAACTGAATTTAGCAGGTTTAGGGAATGATAATAATAGACACTAAGGCAAATCCCGAGGAGCATCGGTAAGATACTAGCAGTTTTGGCCTTAATTTCTACTAATTCCAAAAAAACATTTAACGACATTTAGTAAATTTTCCTTTCATAATTCCTTAGTTGTTCGGTACAATATAGATGGTACACCATAACAAAGGAATTATCGATTAATGAAACAACATTTTTTCCATACCTATCCGGCGATTAATAACGCTCTAGGTAAAGTAAATCAAACAATTAATGACCGGATTACAATTAAAAATTCCCAACTACACGATGCCCTGCAACAGATGGTCTCAAATGGTGGTAAATACCTTCGCCCAGCATTCTTCCTTTTATTTGCAAATATCAATCATCAAACTGCAACTGAGCAAGAAAAACTAATTAAAATTGCCTCTTCACTTGAGGTTTTACACATGGCTACTTTGATTCATGACGATATTATTGATGATTCACCTAAGCGTCGCGGAGCCGTCAGTGTCCAAGCCGCTTTTGGTAAAGATACAGCCGTCTATACGGGGGACTTCCTTTTCACTATTTTTTTCGACCTCCTCGTAGAAACGATGACCGGGTCCCCCTACCTGACACGAAACGCTCGGACGATGCGCAAAATTCTTACTGGAGAACTGGGACAGATGGATAATCGCTTTGATCTCAGTCAATCATTACTCAATTATTATCGCAATGTAAACGGCAAAACAGCCGCCATCTTTAGTCTTGCTGCTGAAGAAGGAGCCTATTTTGGTCATAGTGATCGTCGGACCATCAACTTAGCAAAACGAATTGGACAAAACATCGGGATCAGCTTCCAGATACTGGATGACATCCTTGATTATTCAGGGGATGAACGCCTTAACAAACCTGTTTTGGAGGATTTAGCAACTGGCGTTTACTCCCTCCCTCTTCTTTTAAGCTTGCAAAATCATCGTCATGAATTAGAACCGTTACTTACCAAAAAACGCCAAATGACGATTGAAGATATGGAAAAAGTCCAAAAGATTGTTATTACTCATGGTGGTGTTAAGCAAGCGCAAGAAATTGCTACTAAGTTTACACAAAAAGCGCAAACCGAAATTGATCAATTAGCAGATAAGCATACCCGAAAGATGTTAAAGTTGGTAGCAGATAAGTTATTGACGAGGGTAAATTAAAATAGTTAGGGACTGTGACATAAGTCAAGTTACTTTCATAAAAGACAAATAGCGCAGTACAACAATGGCCTCCAACGCCCGGTAAAACCGAACGTTGGAGGCCTATTGTTGCTTGCGGGGGCTCCCAGAGGCTAGCTTCGCGTCGAAAAACGAAGTCACAAGTGACTTCTGTCTCGCTCCCTTAGCTGTTTTTTTATTCTTAAACCAAAATCTCAACATCCCACGAATCAAGCATCGTTTCAGGAAAATCACCAGTCAAAAGGTCTCGATAACCCTTTTGAAATTCTACTGGTAATGGTTGTTTACCCTTTCCCATATTAAGGACAAAGTAAATATCCTGACCTGCTGAATTTAGGCGTTTTGTTATCTCCAGTTCTGTTGGCTCTTTAACTAACGCGGAAAGGTGCACATCATCAACAATATGCATAATGATCTTACGGAGACTAGCATGGTCAAGGCGACTACCGACATACCATGTTTTCCCCTTTGAATAGGTATTCTCGGTTACCGCGGGAGTCCCAGCATAAAATTCACTAGCGTATTTAGCCAGGACATGAGCGCCTTTAAGGCGAATTAAATCTGCTATTAAATGTCCCGTTAATTCATCCCCGGTCGTCATTGCTAATTTAACATCTTTATTAGGGAGGATTGCATCGCTCTCTTCAACCCACAGTCCCATTACCTCTTTTAATGGGCCAGGATAACCGCCCGGATAGATATTATCGGATCCATTTACCATTCCGGACATAAAACTAGTAATAAAATTACCACCGCTAGCAACATAATCCGTAATTTTTTGCCCTAAGCCATCCTTAACCATGTAAAGAACGGGGGCGACTATAAGATCATACTGACTAAAATCATCATCAACCGAAATTACATCAGTTGGAATATTCAGTTCATAAAATTGCCGGTAATAATCAAGAATAATTGGTACATATTTTAGGGCCTGGGTAATCCCATCGACATACTCAAAGGACCAGAAATTACTCCAGTCAAAGATAAGAGCCACCCGCGCTTTAGTCTGAGAATTCTTAATAACCGGGCCCACTTTTCTTAAATCATGACCTAATTTTGCCACTTCCTTAAATGCCCGGGTATCAGTACGATTAGCATGACTAATCACGGCACCATGAAACTTTTCTGATCCGCCCAGTGCCTGCTTCAACTGGAAAAATTGAACGGTATCCGCACCATGCGCAACTGCCTGTAATTCAGTGGCCGCCATCTGTCCTGGACGTTTTAACGGGCTATATGGTTGCCAGTTAACTTGTGATGGCGTTGATTCCATCAGCATAAACGGCTAGTGTTTTAAAGAACGCATCAAATCATATAAGAATGCTGGCTGATAAACCGGTGCATCATAAGCCGGATAACTATCATATGATATGATGTCTTGCGCACTCGCCCACTGCTGATAATCAATCATTTTATTTGGCAGACTATGAAAGTTAGTAGTGACTAAGGTTGTTGGATCATATTTTTCGATGATTTGCTTTTCCATCTTAAATAAATCAAGCATTTGGGTCGATTGGAACCACAAATAATCAACTGAAAGTCCGGCGACAATTGTTTCCGATCCTTCTGGGCCCCATGCATCACCAAGATCATTAGGCACAACAATCTCATCCCAGTCATAAATTGTATGACTCCACACATTCATATTCCATGCATGATTAAGATTATCTAAGGTTTGATAGCGTGCCTTCAACCATTGCTGAAATTCTGTTTGGCATTCTTCACAATAACAATTGCCACCATATTCATTGTTAACATGCCAAGCAACAATATG is part of the Limosilactobacillus reuteri genome and encodes:
- a CDS encoding prenyltransferase; its protein translation is MSLNVFLELVEIKAKTASILPMLLGICLSVYYYHSLNLLNSVLFFIAMLLFNMAVDMMDNYNDYNHAIDTVDYKKNTNIIGRENISPRLVLGLLLAFSIVAGLIGIYLVTRVGLPLLWMGIFCFAIGILYSSGPFPLSGLPVGEFASGFTMGFMITLISVFINVGQQFTWSWANIGVVFLVALPDELWISNLLLANNICDAGEDEDNRRHTVIHFIGQKNGLYAFAIKNVLAFLAIIFAAVLHFVPWTVLLTLLIIPFVVKQTRMLFAKQVKKETFPCAVKILLIGSLVQVVTFAIGLI
- a CDS encoding polyprenyl synthetase family protein; its protein translation is MKQHFFHTYPAINNALGKVNQTINDRITIKNSQLHDALQQMVSNGGKYLRPAFFLLFANINHQTATEQEKLIKIASSLEVLHMATLIHDDIIDDSPKRRGAVSVQAAFGKDTAVYTGDFLFTIFFDLLVETMTGSPYLTRNARTMRKILTGELGQMDNRFDLSQSLLNYYRNVNGKTAAIFSLAAEEGAYFGHSDRRTINLAKRIGQNIGISFQILDDILDYSGDERLNKPVLEDLATGVYSLPLLLSLQNHRHELEPLLTKKRQMTIEDMEKVQKIVITHGGVKQAQEIATKFTQKAQTEIDQLADKHTRKMLKLVADKLLTRVN